From the Longimicrobium sp. genome, one window contains:
- a CDS encoding flavin reductase family protein → MIDTSEFRRVIGHFASGVTVVTTRRPDGGPCGLTASAVASLSLDPTLLLVCVEKSADTHDCIDASGFFAVNVLAEGKGETLARRFAASDADAETKFTGIAYRPERTGAPVLDESLAWLDCAIVQRVDAGDHTIFMGEVMAAEVAEGTPLLYYRGGYGRFVS, encoded by the coding sequence ATGATCGACACCAGCGAGTTCCGCCGCGTGATCGGCCACTTCGCCTCGGGCGTGACGGTGGTCACCACGCGGCGGCCCGACGGCGGCCCCTGCGGGCTGACCGCCAGCGCCGTCGCGAGCCTTTCGCTGGACCCCACGCTCCTGCTGGTGTGCGTGGAGAAGAGCGCCGACACGCACGACTGCATCGACGCCAGCGGCTTCTTCGCGGTGAACGTGCTGGCCGAGGGAAAGGGCGAGACGCTGGCGCGCCGCTTCGCCGCCAGCGACGCCGACGCCGAGACCAAGTTCACGGGGATCGCCTACCGCCCCGAGCGCACGGGCGCGCCGGTGCTCGACGAGTCGCTGGCGTGGCTGGACTGCGCCATCGTGCAGCGGGTGGACGCGGGCGACCACACCATCTTCATGGGCGAGGTGATGGCGGCGGAGGTGGCCGAGGGCACGCCGCTGCTGTACTACCGGGGAGGATACGGCCGCTTTGTCTCGTGA